The DNA sequence CCGACGGCGAGCAGGCCGCGGTCTGGCTGCTCGACGCCCCGTGACCCGACGTCGGTGGTCGTGCGTGTGCCGCGCCGAGCGGTGACGTGCGGAGCCGAACGGGCCGGCATGGCGTCCAGGTGTCGCCAGCAGGACTGCGCTGTGCAACGGGCCCGCCACTCACGCGGATGTGCGGCTGCGCCGAAAGTGTGAGCTGTTTCATGGGCAGCCGGGGCAACGATCTCACCGCGCGCGACGTCGTGAAGGGTGTCCGTTCGGCCGAAAGAGGTAGATCACGGCGGACATCCGTCGTGATCTGGACTGCCGGTCATCGGAGAGGAATACTTTCCGCTGTGGAGGGGTAGACCCTTTACAGCACAAGACCCACCGCCCGTCGCTGGGGAGCGGACGAGCGGTTCCACGGCCGGGGTCGTCGTCTCGGGGGACGACGGCCCCGGCCCTTTTCGTGCCCTCGACCGGGCCCGCGGGATCGCGCACCGCATGCGGACGGCGTCGGGCACGAACGACCGATCATGCCACCGGTCGCGCCCCGGCACGGGGACCCCCGAATCCTCGGCGTGTCCCGGTCGTCCCGCCGGACGGCCGTCCGCGGCGCCCGCGTAGCGTTGGTGATCCCCTACCGGAGCATCAGGAGCCGACGACCCACCATGGCCGAAGGAACCGGGACCTCCCCGACCCACATCGCCCGGCTGGTCCGGGACGCGATCCCCCCGATGCACCCGGGTGGCCGTCCGATCGTCGCCGGTGTGGCGCTCGCCGCGGCGGGAGTGCGTGCGCTCACCGGCCGGGGCACCCTGCCTGGTCTGCTCGCCACCGCGGCCACCGCGCTGTTCTTCCGCGACCCCGTCCGCACCCCGCCGCTGCGCACCGACGCCGTGCTGGCCCCCGCCGACGGCACGGTCGCCACCGTGACCGAGACGGTCCCGCCCGCCGAGCTCGACCTGCCGCGCGTCCCGCACACCCGGGTCTCGATCTTCCTGACCGTGCTGGACGTGCACGTGCAGTGGGTCCCGGTGCACGGCCGCGTCGCGCGGGTGCAGTACTCGCCCGGCACGTTCCTGTCGGCGGACCTGGACAAGGCCAGCGAGGACAACGAGCGCAACGCGATCACCGTGGTCCGTGCCGACGGGGTCGGGGTCGGGGTCGTGCAGATCGCCGGCCTGCTGGCCCGCCGGATCGTCTGCGCCCTGCGCGACGGCGACGAGGTCGCCGCGGGCGAGCGGTTCGGTCTCATCCGGTTCGGGTCGCGGGTGGACACCTACCTCCCGCCCGGGACGACCGCGCTGGTCCGCCCCGGCCAGCGGACCGTGGGCGGGGAGACCGTGCTCGGCCTGGTGGCCGAGGCGGCGGAGCGCTGAGGTCGTGGGGATGTCCCGCCCCGCCGGCGGATACCCGGCCGGCGTGCGGCTGCTGCCCAACGCGGTCACCGTCCTCAACCTCTGTGCGGGCCTGACCGCGGTCTACTTCGCGCTCCAGTCGCGCTTCGACTTCGCGATCGTCGCCATCCTCGTGGCCGCACTCTGCGACGCCCTCGACGGTGGCCTGGCCCGGCTGCTCGACGCGTCCAGCCGGATCGGCGCCGAGCTCGACTCGCTGGCCGACCTGGTGTCCTTCGGCGTCGCCCCCGCCCTGGTCGTCTACATCTGGGCGTTCGAGGGGACCCGGGCCGGCTGGATCGTGGCCCTGGTGTTCGCGGTGTGCATGGCGCTGCGCCTGGCCCGCTTCAACACCCTGATCGATGACGACAGCGCCCCGCCGTTCGCCCGCGAGTTCTTCGTCGGCGTCCCGGCACCCGCGGCCGCGCTGACCGCGGGCATCCCGCTCTACCTCTGGCTGCACTTCGGCCAGGGCTGGTGGTCGGAGCGGCCGCTGGTCGGGGTCTGGGCGCTGGTCACTGCCGGGCTCATGGTCAGCCGCATCCCGACGCTGTCGCTCAAGACGGTCCGGGTCTCGCCCCGCGCCACCCGCTGGCTGCTGGTCGGCGTGGCCGCGGTCGTCGCGATCCTGATCACGATCCCGTTCCTCGGCATCGCCGTCGCCGGGGTCGCCTATCTGCTGCTCCTGCCCTGGACGGCCTACCGCTACCGCTGGCTCTCGCGCCACCCCGAGGCGTGGGACGTGCCGACCCGCCAGCGCCGCGCCGTCGCCCGCGCGGCCCGGTCCGCCCGTCGGCTCGGTCTGCGACCGCCGCTGCGCCGCCGGGTCGCCGGCCGGGCCGGGGCGGTGGCCCGGGGTGTCCGGCGCCGGCTCGACCCGGAGGGCGAGGCCCGCCGCGACGGCCTGCGCGACACCCGCGCCGTCCGCGACCCGCGCGGTCCGGGCGTCGCCGCCGCGCCCCGCGGTTCCGGCCGCCGCCTCGGCCTGCGCCGTCGCTGACCCCGACCCTCCGGAGGACCGCCCGTGCTGGAGCTCGTCGCCCGACTGGCCCCCGCGGCCGCCGACGCCCGCCGTGGCGTCGTCCGCCTGCACCCCGAGGTGCTCGCCGCGCTCGGCCTGCGCTCCTGGGACGCGGTGACCCTCACCGGGGCCCGGGTCACCGCGGCGCTCGCCGTCGCCGGTGCGCCGGGCGACCCGCACGGGCAGGCCCGGCTCGACGACGTCACCCTCTCCAACGCCGGGCTGACCGACGGCGCGACCGTCGTCGTCGCGCCGGCGCCGGTCACCGCGGCCCGGGAGGTGCGCCTGGTCGGGTCCGCGCTGACCACCGCCACGGTCGCCCCGGCGACGCTGCGACTCGCCCTGCTGGGGAAGGTCCTGGTACGCGGTGACGCCGTGTCCCTGCTCCCGCAGGACATCGCCCCGGCGGCCGGGTCCGACGTCCGCTCGGTGCGTCGTGCGCTGGCCGCGGCCGTCGGCGGGATGTGGACCTCGGAGCTGCTGACCGTCGCCGTCGCCGATCCGGCCGGACCGGTCGTGGTGACGCCGTCGACGGTGGTGGCCTGGCAGGGCGGTCGGGACAGCTCCCCCGCCCCGTCCCCTGCCGCGGCCGCGGGAGCCGCTCCGGGGGCGGAGGAGGGGCCCGGTGGGCCCACCGGATCCACCGAGCCCGTGGTGCCGCTGGAGGACCTCGTCGCGAACGAGGCCGTCGCGCACCGGCTGCTGGACTGGTTCGAGCTGATGTTCCGCCGCCCGGAGCTGCTGACCCGGCTCGGCGGCGACGCCCGGCTCGGCGTGCTCGTCTCCGGGCCGGAGGGCGCGGGCAAGGCGACCCTGGTGCGCAGCGCGGCCGCGGCGGCGGGCGTGCGCTGCGTGGAGCTCGTCGCCCCGGCCGTCGCCGCCGTCGAACCCGCCGCCGCGGCCGAGCGGGTCCGGGCGGCGATCGCGCAGGCCCGCAGCGGCGGGGCGGGTGCCGACGGCCCCGCGGTGCTGCTCGTGCACGACGCGCACGCCCTGCTCCCCGCCACCGCCCCGCCGCCGCTGGCCACCCTGGTGCTCGACGAGCTGCGCGTGGCGACCGCGCCGGGCGGGCCGGCACTCGTCGTCACCAGCGCCGAGCCGGAGGCGCTGGACCCGCGGCTGCGGGCGCCCGACCTGGTCGACCGCGAGCTGTCGGTCGGCCTCCCCGATGCCGCGACCCGCCGTGCCCTGCTGGAGCGGATGCTGGCCGACGTGCCCCGGTCCGACGACGTCGACCTGGGCGCGGTCGCCGCCCGGACGCCCGGCTTCGTCGTCGCCGACCTGGCGGCGGTCCGCCGGGAGGCCGCGGTGAGCGCGGCACTGCGCGGCACGGGCACCGAGCCCACCGAGCAGGTCCGCCAGTCCGACCTGCTCGACGCCGTCGGCGCGGTCCGGCCGATCTCGCTGTCCGGCGGCGGCACGCTGGGCAGCGGCGGCCTCACCCTCGACGACGTCGGTGACATGACCGAGGTCAAGGCGGCCCTCACCGAGGCGGTCCTGTGGCCGCTGCGCCACCCGGACTCGTTCGCCCGGCTCGGGGTCGACGCCCCGCGCGGGGTGCTGCTCTACGGCCCGCCGGGCGGTGGCAAGACGTTCCTGCTGCGTGCGCTCGCCGGCTCCGGTGACCTCAACGTGTTCGCGGTGAAGGGCGCCGAGCTGCTCGACAAGTACGTCGGCGAGTCCGAGCGGGCGGTCCGCGAGCTGTTCCGCCGGGCGGCCGAGGCCGCTCCGGCACTGATCTTCCTTGACGAGGTCGACGCGCTCGCCCCGCGCCGTGGGGGCTCCACCGACGCCGGGGTGGCCGACCGCGTCGTCGCCGCGCTGCTGACCGAGCTGGACGGGGCCACACCGCTGCGCGAGGTCGTCGTGGTCGGGGCGACCAACCGGCCCGAGCTGATCGACCCGGCGATGCTGCGTCCGGGCCGGCTGGAGCGGCTGGTCTTCGTCCCGCCGCCGGACGCCGACGCGCGGGCGGACATCCTGCGCGCGGCGGGCCGCGACGTGCCGCTGGCCGAGGACGTCGACCTCGACGCGCTCGCCTCCGAACTGGACGGCTACTCGGCGGCGGACTGCGCGGCGCTGCTGCGCGAGGCGGCGCTGACCGCGATGCGGGAGTCCCTCGACGCGGGCGAGGTGACCGCGGCGCACCTGGCGACGGCACGTCGCACCGTGCGGGCGTCGCTGGACCCGGCGCAGGTCGCCGAGCTGGAGGCCTACGCCCGCCGCCGCAGCGACGGCTGAGCCGCCGCGCCCGGGGTGTCGCAGCACCCCCGGAACGGCGCAGCCCGGCCACCGGAACCGCGCAGCGGCCCCGGACGGATCGTCCGGGGCCGCTGCGGTCGGTCGTGTCAGGCGGCGGAGAAGTCCCTCGTCACGATGACGATGACGCCGGGCGTCGCGTCCTGGATGCCGTCGAAGCGGGGCTCGGAACGGATGCCGAACTTCTTCGCGATCTCCTCGGCCGCGGCCTTCTCGGCGGTGCCCTGCCGGTAGTAGACGGTCGTGGTCGGGATGACCCCTCGGAGTAGTTCTGCACCTGGGACACGGTCCAACCGTTGGTACGGAACTCCCCGGCAGCCTTCTCGGCGAGACCGCGGATGGTCGAGTTGTTGTAGATCCGCACGACCGGCCGGGCCGCGACCGCGGACCCCTCTCCGGCGGCGGAGCCGGAGCCGCCCTGGCCCGCGGCGACGGCCGGGCCGGCGCCCTCGTACCCGGGGGAGCCCGGCGTGCCGGGCGCTCCGGGGGTGAACGGTGAGGTCTCCCCGGGCGTGCCCGGGGCGGGGGTGGCGCCGGTGCCGGGCGTGGCGCCGTCGCCGGTGCCGTCCCCCGGAGCGGGAGCCGGGGCGGGCTCGGCCGACGCCGACGGGGGCGCGGCCTGGTTGCCGCCGTCCTCACCGCCGCCGGTGAGGCCGATCAGGCCGACGACAGCGGCGACCACACCGACGCCGACCAGCGCGATACCGGCGATCTTCAGCGGTGACTGCCCACCGGACGCGGGTGCGGTCATCGTGACCTCCTGGCTGTCAGGGCTCGAGGCCGAGGCGACGGGCGGCGCGGGTGCGCTGCCTGCTGGAGCGCAGCCGGCGCAGGCGCTTGACCAGCAGCGGGTCCACCGCCAGCGCCTCCGGCTTGTCGACCAGGGCGTTCAGCACCTGGTAGTAGCGGGTGGCCGACATGTCGAACAGCTCGCGGATCGCCTGCTCCTTGGCACCCGCGTACTTCCACCACTGGGCCTCGAACGCGAGGATCTCGCGTTCGCGGCGGTCGAGCTCGCGGGAGGACACGGCAGCGGTGCGCCGGTGCGCTCCGCGGCGTTCCGGCAGGGACCCGGCGGACTCCATCACGCTCCTCGAGCGGACGACGATCTCGTACTGCGGCGGCCCCGCCCGGGCACCGCGACGACGAACGACACGTCTGTCATTCGCGGTGCGGATTCAACCACAGGGGACCGACGGTCCCCGGCCGCGACGCGCCTGGAGAGCGGGTCGGTCCACAACGAAACCGCCCGGCCGGGTCACCTCCGGCGGCGACCGTAGGCTGCTCCGGTGACGGTTCTGCGCATCCGCATGGTCGGCGACCCCGTGCTCCACACCCCCACCCGCCCCGTCGTCACGGTCGACGACTCGGTCCGGACGCTGGTCGAGGACATGTTCGAGACGATGGCGGCCGCGAACGGCGTCGGCCTCGCGGCCAACCAGGTGGGCGTGGACCTGCGGCTGTTCGTCTTCGACTGCCCCGACGAGGAGACCCGCACCATGCGCCGCGGGCTCGTCGTCAACCCGGTGCTGGAGACCTCGGAGATCCCGGAGATCATGCCGGACCCGGACGACGACCAGGAGGGCTGCCTGTCGGTGCCCGGCGAGAACTTCGCGACCGGCCGGGCGGAGTGGGCCCGGGTGACCGGCACCGATCTCGACGGCGAGCCCGTGTCGTACGAGGGGCGCGGCTTCTTCGCCCGCTGCATGCAGCACGAGACCGACCACCTCGACGGGCGTCTGTACCTGGACCGGCTGATGGGCCGCCACCAGCGCGCGGCGAAGAAGATGCTCAGGCGCAACGGCTGGGGCTCCCCGTCGGACTCCTGGGACCCGTCGGCCGTCGAGGCGGAGGACGTCCCCCGGGGATGACCCCGGGGGCGACCCCGGGAGTCATACCCCGGTACTAGGGGTCGACCTGGGAGAACCGGCCCCACGACCGATGTGGCGGGGTGCTCCCCGGGGGCATCGTGGACGCCATGGTGCTCACGATCCTCGCAGTCCTCCCCGTCCTCGCCGTGCTGCTCGTCATGGCCGCGCAGCCGCTGTTCGAGCTGTGGGACGCCCGCGCGTCCGAACGCGGCGCCGCCCAGCTCGGTGCGCAGACCCCGCTGCCCGACGACGACGTGCCCGCGCCGCTGTCGGCCGCGCCCACCGCGTACCCGGAGGCGCTCGGCGACGTCGTCGCCCCGCTGCGGATCCCGGCGCAGCGCCGCCCGCTCACCCCGGTCGGCCGGAACGCCGCCCGGGTCTGAACGGCGCTACTCGACCAGCCGGTTCTCCCAGGCCCACGCCGCGATCTCCACCCGGTTGCGGGCATCCAGCTTGGACCCGATGTTGGCGATGTGGGTCTTCACCGTCGACAGCGACACGAACAGGTCCCCGGCGATCTCGGAGTTCGTCCGGCCGCGGGCGACCGCCTTCACGACCTCCAGCTCGCGCGGTGAGAGCGTGGCGTGGACGTCGGCGCGGGCCGGCTCCGGCTCGGTCAGCCGCTCCAGCAGCCGCACGGTGACCGACGGCGACACCAGCGCGTCGCCCGCCGCGGCGGCGCGGACCGACTCGACGAGCAGCCGCGGGCCCGCCGTCTTCAGCAGGAACCCGCAGGCGCCCGAGCGCAGCGCACCGTAGACGTACTCGTCCAGGTCGAACGTCGTGACCACCACGATCCGCGGCGGGTCCGGGTCCGCGGTCAGCGCGCGGGTCGCGGCGATCCCGTCCATCCCCGGCATCCGGACGTCCATGAGCACGACGTCCGGGCGCAGCCCGCGGGCCATGGCGACGGCGTCGGTGCCGGTGGCGGCCTCCCCGACGACCTCGATGCCGTCCTCGGCGGACAGGATCAGTCCGAACCCGGTGCGCACCATCTCCTGGTCGTCGGCGAGCAGGACCCGGATCGCGTTCACCGGCCGTCCCCGGCCGGCACCTCGGCGACGACGATCCACCGGCCGGGGCCGTCCGCCCCGGCGTGCAGCGACCCGCCGAGGGCCTCCACCCGTTCCCGCATCCCCGCCAGCCCGTACCCGCCCGGGTCGCGCAGCGGGTTCTCCGTCCCGGTCCCGTCGTTGTGCACCACGGTCACCAGCCTGCCCGCCTGCAGATGGAGGCCGACCGTCACCCTGCTCGCGCCGGGCGCGTGCCGGTGCACGTTGGTCAGTGCCTCGCGCACCACCCGGAACGCGGTCGCCGCGACGGCCGGGCCGAGCCGGGCCGTCCGCACCTCGGGTGCGATCTCCAGCCGGGCCCGGCCGCCGTCGGGGTCGAAGCGGGCGACGACGTCGTCGATGTCGTCGAGGCCGTGTCCGGGGGTGCGCACGGCCCCGTCCCCGGTGTCGTCCCGGGCGCCCGAGCGCAGCACGCCGACCATGCGGCGCATCCCGTCGAGGGCCTCCGCACCGGCCCGCTCGATCGCCTCCAGGGCCCGGCCGGCCTCCTCCGGGCGGCTGCCCGCGACGACCACGCCGGCCTGCGCCGCCACCACGATCGCGGTGACGTGGTGGGCGACGGTGTCGTGCAGCTCGCGGGCCAGCTCGAGCCGCTCGTCGTTGCGGGTCTGGGCGAGCCGGGCCGAGCGGCGCTGCCACAGCTCGCGCGCCGCGGTCGCGACGATCATCGTGCCGGCCCAGCCGACCAGGGTCAGGCTGGCGAACAGCTCGCGTTCGATGGTCGGCAGGCGCAGCAGTGGCATGCTCACGATGACGCACAGCGACGCCGCCGCCGCCGCGATCACCGCCCGGACCGGTGCGGTCCGCACCGTCGACACCGTGATCACGGCCAATGCGAACAGCTCGGTCAGCGACAGGAACGGGATCCCGCCGGTCAGCAGGGCCACGATCGAGCCGCACGCGGACAGCCCGAACGCGATCGCCGCGACGGCGAGCGGGCGGGTGCCCGTCCGGTACCGGAGGAGCACGATGCCCGCCACGAACAGGCCGTACACCGCACCGCTCGTCGACCCGAAGCCCGAGCTCAGGACCAGGGCGGCGTCGCACAGCGCCCAGAACAGGTAGGCGAGCAGCTCGAGCCCGACCAGGATGTTCCGGCCGCGGCGTGTTCCGGCGTTCATGGTGATCACGGTAGGGCGCGCCGTGGCCCGTCGCCCTCGGTCGGAAGTACGACGACCCGTCGGTGAACTCCGTACCACGGGCTGATGCCCCGGTGCCCTCTCGACGGCACCGTGAGCGCCATGATCCATGGTTCGAGGAATCCGGCCGACGTGCCCGAGCGGATCGCCGCCGCGACGGTGAACCTGGTCCGCACCTACGGGAGCGGCCGGGCCGCGGTCCGCGCACTGGACGGGGTCACGCTGTGGCTGCCCGCGGGCCGGTTCACCGCGGTGATGGGGCCGAGCGGGTCGGGCAAGTCCACGCTGCTGCACTGCCTGGCCGGTCTGGACCGGCCGACGTCGGGGCAGGTGCTGCTGGGCGAGACCGACCTGGGGGCCCTGAACGAGTCCGCGCTGACCCGCGTTCGGCGCGACCGGATGGGATTCGTCTTCCAGGACGGCAACCTGCTGCCACACCTGACCGCGGGCGAGAACATCGACCTCGCGGCCTCGCTGGCCGGGCGCCGGCCGAACCACGCGTGGCGGGCCGAGCTCGTCGAGCGGCTGGGCATCGGCGACCGGCTCACCCACCTGCCGTCGGAGCTGTCCGGCGGGCAGCGCCAGCGCGTCGCGGTGGCCAGGGCGCTGCTGGGCCGCCCTGAGATCGTCGTCGCCGACGAGCCGACCGGTGCCCTCGACACCCGCTCCGGGCGTGAGCTGCTGGGTCTGCTGCGGGCCTGCGTGGACGACTACGGCCAGACCGTCGTCATGGTCACCCACGACCCGCTGGCGGCCGCGGCGTCGGACCAGGTGCTGCTGCTGCGCGACGGCCGTGCCGCGGGCCGGCTGGACCGGCCCACCCCGGACCGGGTGCTGTCCGCGATGGGCGCGCTCACCGGTGCCGGTACCCCCGCGATCGCCGACGCCACGATCACCGGTCCGGTGGCCCGGTGAACCCGGCGACCCGCGCGGCCGTCGCCGGGGCCCGGCGCAACCCGCGTCAGCTGCTGCTGACCGGGCTCGCCGTGCTGGTGGCGACGGTGTTCGCCGCCGCAGCGGTGCTGCTGACGGCGAGCCTGCGCGCCGACCTCCTGGGCAACACGTCCTCGGTGCCCGCGGGCGCGACGTTCGCCCTGGAGACCGACACCTCGTCGGGAGCCGCCACGACGGAGCTGGACGGCCGGCTGCGCGCGCTGTCGGGGGTGACCGCGGTGTCGACCTCCAGGTCGGGTGCGGTCGCCGTCGTCGCGGGCGGCGCGAGCGGCACCTGGTTGCTGAGCACCGACCCGATGACCGGGCCGCTGCAGGGGCTGGAGCCGCTGACGGCCGGTCGCCTGCCCGCCGGCCCGGGGGAGGCGCTGGTCGGGGCGAGCACCGCGGAGCGCACCGGGCTCGCCCCCGGCGCCACGGTCGGCCTCGGAGACCGCACGCTGACGGTCACCGGGGTGGTGCCGGTCCGGTCCGAGGGCATCGACGCGCTCGTCGTCCGCGACGACGACCCGGCCGCCGCGGGGCTGTCCGCCTACCGCACCGCGGTCGCCGGGAAGCCGGACCCGACCGCGCTCGCCGCCGTCCCGGGCGTCACCGGGGTCCGGACCGCCGACGACCAGCGCACCGA is a window from the Pseudonocardia sp. HH130629-09 genome containing:
- a CDS encoding AAA family ATPase, which gives rise to MLELVARLAPAAADARRGVVRLHPEVLAALGLRSWDAVTLTGARVTAALAVAGAPGDPHGQARLDDVTLSNAGLTDGATVVVAPAPVTAAREVRLVGSALTTATVAPATLRLALLGKVLVRGDAVSLLPQDIAPAAGSDVRSVRRALAAAVGGMWTSELLTVAVADPAGPVVVTPSTVVAWQGGRDSSPAPSPAAAAGAAPGAEEGPGGPTGSTEPVVPLEDLVANEAVAHRLLDWFELMFRRPELLTRLGGDARLGVLVSGPEGAGKATLVRSAAAAAGVRCVELVAPAVAAVEPAAAAERVRAAIAQARSGGAGADGPAVLLVHDAHALLPATAPPPLATLVLDELRVATAPGGPALVVTSAEPEALDPRLRAPDLVDRELSVGLPDAATRRALLERMLADVPRSDDVDLGAVAARTPGFVVADLAAVRREAAVSAALRGTGTEPTEQVRQSDLLDAVGAVRPISLSGGGTLGSGGLTLDDVGDMTEVKAALTEAVLWPLRHPDSFARLGVDAPRGVLLYGPPGGGKTFLLRALAGSGDLNVFAVKGAELLDKYVGESERAVRELFRRAAEAAPALIFLDEVDALAPRRGGSTDAGVADRVVAALLTELDGATPLREVVVVGATNRPELIDPAMLRPGRLERLVFVPPPDADARADILRAAGRDVPLAEDVDLDALASELDGYSAADCAALLREAALTAMRESLDAGEVTAAHLATARRTVRASLDPAQVAELEAYARRRSDG
- the pssA gene encoding CDP-diacylglycerol--serine O-phosphatidyltransferase, whose translation is MSRPAGGYPAGVRLLPNAVTVLNLCAGLTAVYFALQSRFDFAIVAILVAALCDALDGGLARLLDASSRIGAELDSLADLVSFGVAPALVVYIWAFEGTRAGWIVALVFAVCMALRLARFNTLIDDDSAPPFAREFFVGVPAPAAALTAGIPLYLWLHFGQGWWSERPLVGVWALVTAGLMVSRIPTLSLKTVRVSPRATRWLLVGVAAVVAILITIPFLGIAVAGVAYLLLLPWTAYRYRWLSRHPEAWDVPTRQRRAVARAARSARRLGLRPPLRRRVAGRAGAVARGVRRRLDPEGEARRDGLRDTRAVRDPRGPGVAAAPRGSGRRLGLRRR
- a CDS encoding DUF3263 domain-containing protein encodes the protein MESAGSLPERRGAHRRTAAVSSRELDRREREILAFEAQWWKYAGAKEQAIRELFDMSATRYYQVLNALVDKPEALAVDPLLVKRLRRLRSSRQRTRAARRLGLEP
- a CDS encoding LytR C-terminal domain-containing protein; protein product: MTAPASGGQSPLKIAGIALVGVGVVAAVVGLIGLTGGGEDGGNQAAPPSASAEPAPAPAPGDGTGDGATPGTGATPAPGTPGETSPFTPGAPGTPGSPGYEGAGPAVAAGQGGSGSAAGEGSAVAARPVVRIYNNSTIRGLAEKAAGEFRTNGWTVSQVQNYSEGSSRPRPSTTGRAPPRRPRPRRSRRSSASVPSPASTASRTRRPASSSS
- a CDS encoding response regulator; this encodes MVRTGFGLILSAEDGIEVVGEAATGTDAVAMARGLRPDVVLMDVRMPGMDGIAATRALTADPDPPRIVVVTTFDLDEYVYGALRSGACGFLLKTAGPRLLVESVRAAAAGDALVSPSVTVRLLERLTEPEPARADVHATLSPRELEVVKAVARGRTNSEIAGDLFVSLSTVKTHIANIGSKLDARNRVEIAAWAWENRLVE
- a CDS encoding sensor histidine kinase gives rise to the protein MNAGTRRGRNILVGLELLAYLFWALCDAALVLSSGFGSTSGAVYGLFVAGIVLLRYRTGTRPLAVAAIAFGLSACGSIVALLTGGIPFLSLTELFALAVITVSTVRTAPVRAVIAAAAASLCVIVSMPLLRLPTIERELFASLTLVGWAGTMIVATAARELWQRRSARLAQTRNDERLELARELHDTVAHHVTAIVVAAQAGVVVAGSRPEEAGRALEAIERAGAEALDGMRRMVGVLRSGARDDTGDGAVRTPGHGLDDIDDVVARFDPDGGRARLEIAPEVRTARLGPAVAATAFRVVREALTNVHRHAPGASRVTVGLHLQAGRLVTVVHNDGTGTENPLRDPGGYGLAGMRERVEALGGSLHAGADGPGRWIVVAEVPAGDGR
- a CDS encoding peptide deformylase; the protein is MTVLRIRMVGDPVLHTPTRPVVTVDDSVRTLVEDMFETMAAANGVGLAANQVGVDLRLFVFDCPDEETRTMRRGLVVNPVLETSEIPEIMPDPDDDQEGCLSVPGENFATGRAEWARVTGTDLDGEPVSYEGRGFFARCMQHETDHLDGRLYLDRLMGRHQRAAKKMLRRNGWGSPSDSWDPSAVEAEDVPRG
- a CDS encoding ABC transporter ATP-binding protein, translated to MIHGSRNPADVPERIAAATVNLVRTYGSGRAAVRALDGVTLWLPAGRFTAVMGPSGSGKSTLLHCLAGLDRPTSGQVLLGETDLGALNESALTRVRRDRMGFVFQDGNLLPHLTAGENIDLAASLAGRRPNHAWRAELVERLGIGDRLTHLPSELSGGQRQRVAVARALLGRPEIVVADEPTGALDTRSGRELLGLLRACVDDYGQTVVMVTHDPLAAAASDQVLLLRDGRAAGRLDRPTPDRVLSAMGALTGAGTPAIADATITGPVAR
- a CDS encoding phosphatidylserine decarboxylase; the protein is MAEGTGTSPTHIARLVRDAIPPMHPGGRPIVAGVALAAAGVRALTGRGTLPGLLATAATALFFRDPVRTPPLRTDAVLAPADGTVATVTETVPPAELDLPRVPHTRVSIFLTVLDVHVQWVPVHGRVARVQYSPGTFLSADLDKASEDNERNAITVVRADGVGVGVVQIAGLLARRIVCALRDGDEVAAGERFGLIRFGSRVDTYLPPGTTALVRPGQRTVGGETVLGLVAEAAER